In Deinococcus fonticola, a genomic segment contains:
- a CDS encoding transposase, which produces MKIRQFTEDQIIKLLQEGKKGEKPVEDLCRDFGCSTASYYTWKKKYGDTNPDEARRLLGQNGLA; this is translated from the coding sequence ATGAAAATCCGTCAGTTTACCGAAGACCAGATCATCAAGCTGCTCCAGGAAGGCAAAAAGGGTGAAAAGCCTGTTGAAGACCTCTGCCGCGACTTCGGGTGCAGCACCGCTTCCTACTACACCTGGAAGAAAAAGTACGGCGATACCAACCCTGACGAAGCCCGTAGGCTTCTTGGCCAGAACGGACTCGCTTGA